The region CGCCGTCGCCGCGCAATGTCATACGTATCGTGTTGGAGGGAGGCTTCGCGCCGGCCACCGCGGCGAACCCGCAGCCGCATGGCATGCCGCCATTCGGCCAGGTGCTCAATGATGACGACGTCGCGGCCGTAGTCAGCTACATCCGCAACCAGTGGGGCAATCAGGAGGGCGCCGCGACTGCCTTGCAGGTCAAACAGGCCCGCTAAGCATCACTTGCTGCTTTGAAGAATCGCCATGGCCTGGCGTTCCATGAATTCGCCCAGCGTATCGATGCCGCGCAGTTTCAGGATGGTATTGCGCACGGCCGCCTCCACCAGCACCGCCAGGTTACGGCCGGCGGCCACTTGCAGCATGACCTTGCGGATCGGCAGGCCCAGCATGTCCTGGGTAATGTCCTGCAGCGGCAACCGCTCGAATTTGTCCTGCGCCGTGGCGCGCACCAGATGCACGATCAGCTTCAGACGCATTTTGCGGCGCACCGAGGTCTCGCCGAAGATGGTGCGGATATCCAGCAGCCCCAGCCCCCGCACTTCCAGCAGGTTCTGCAGCAAGGAAGGACAGTGGCCTTCGATCATGTTCGGCGCGGTGCGTGACAGCTCCACCGCGTCATCGGCGACCAGGCCATGGCCGCGCGAAATCAGTTCCAGCGCCAGTTCGCTCTTGCCCAGACCCGACTCGCCGGTGATCAGCACGCCCAATCCCAGCACGTCGAGAAACACGCCATGCACCGTGGTGGTCGGCGCCAGTTTCTTGCCAAGATAGATGCGCAACAGGTCGATCAGCTGCGCCGCAGCCAC is a window of Bordetella sp. N DNA encoding:
- the hprK gene encoding HPr(Ser) kinase/phosphatase — encoded protein: MLTVQELVDDNADKIPFNWIAGQGAAERVIPDDGMAAADLVGHLNLIHPSRIQVFGQEELAYYSRFDLRRRMHHMDELLIGGVPAILLADGLSAPQDLIDQCEQHQVPLLGTPVAAAQLIDLLRIYLGKKLAPTTTVHGVFLDVLGLGVLITGESGLGKSELALELISRGHGLVADDAVELSRTAPNMIEGHCPSLLQNLLEVRGLGLLDIRTIFGETSVRRKMRLKLIVHLVRATAQDKFERLPLQDITQDMLGLPIRKVMLQVAAGRNLAVLVEAAVRNTILKLRGIDTLGEFMERQAMAILQSSK